Proteins from a single region of Alloscardovia omnicolens:
- the infB gene encoding translation initiation factor IF-2 produces MPKARVYELAKQFGVDSKTVLAKLKDMGEFVKSASSTVEAPVVRKLTAAFGEAQSSQSTDTSTQEASAPAKKTSRKPAAKSAAAGTKAAARPASDEDASSDKTDKSDKPAAPSPRAAVARAAMSSVNPAANKAAAAGEKAAAAKPRTKAAQKKEAAPSAASSATPAAAKPANAAAKTTEATPAKAASSDTARPAQQATPAIPKPRSRANGAPRPGNNPFMSKQRMGSAPTPGDIPRPHPMSRPGAHAEGAQAGGDRRGRGGRPGQGQGGANRNAHGDRRGRGPRPGAPRPGQGQAAPAGARGGNGGSKWGNRPTPSSAGAGNAGGGRGGNRFSAGPGHNGPAPSNGPARGGRGRGGAAGAFGRQGAKSSKSRKAALRNKRQEFEELKAPVIGGVRIPSGNGQTVQLPQGATLSDLGEKINVSAASLVTVLFHLGEMATATQSLDADTFAVLGEEIGWNIKIVSAEEEDRALLQQFDIDLDAEIDEEKLVPRPPVVTVMGHVDHGKTRLLDTIRKTNVIKSEAGGITQRIGAYQIHVNLNDIDRRITFLDTPGHEAFTAMRARGAELTDVAILVVAADDGVMPQTVEAINHAQAAHVPVVVAVNKIDVDGANPDKVRGQLTEFGLVPEEYGGDTMFVDISAKQGLNIDKLLEAVLLTADATLDLRADPEADARGATVEARLDKGRGAVATVLVQQGTLRVGDSIVAGKSYGRVRALLDENGNNLQEADPSRPVAVLGLTSVPTAGDLFLVASDDRTARQIAEKREASERAAQLARRHKVVSLENLKEQFAKSEVDMLNVIIKGDSSGSVEALEESLMKIEVSDEVGIQVIHRGVGAITQNDVNLATVDKAVIIGFNVRPSRQVGDLAEREGVDVRYYSVIYKAIEEIESSLKGMLKPEYEEVVTSHSEIREIFRSSKFGNIAGVKVEDGTVKRGTKARIMRNGVVTFNDLEISTLRRFKDDVTEVTEGYEAGINLGSFNDIQIGDIIETFEMQEIARS; encoded by the coding sequence GTGCCTAAAGCACGCGTATACGAACTTGCAAAACAATTCGGTGTAGACAGCAAAACTGTGCTTGCCAAGCTCAAGGACATGGGCGAATTTGTTAAGTCTGCATCTTCTACTGTTGAAGCGCCAGTTGTGCGTAAATTAACGGCTGCATTTGGTGAAGCTCAAAGCTCGCAGTCCACAGATACTTCCACACAAGAAGCATCTGCACCAGCAAAGAAAACTTCTCGTAAACCAGCGGCAAAGAGTGCTGCTGCTGGAACAAAAGCTGCTGCAAGACCAGCGTCTGATGAGGATGCATCATCAGATAAAACTGATAAGTCAGATAAGCCAGCAGCTCCATCACCTCGTGCGGCTGTAGCTCGTGCCGCTATGTCTTCTGTTAACCCAGCGGCAAATAAGGCAGCTGCAGCTGGAGAAAAAGCTGCGGCAGCAAAGCCTCGCACAAAAGCTGCTCAGAAAAAGGAAGCTGCTCCATCAGCAGCATCTTCTGCAACTCCGGCAGCTGCAAAGCCAGCAAACGCAGCTGCTAAGACTACTGAAGCAACTCCAGCAAAGGCTGCTTCATCTGATACAGCTCGTCCAGCTCAGCAGGCTACTCCAGCTATTCCAAAGCCACGTAGTCGTGCTAACGGCGCACCACGCCCAGGAAATAACCCATTTATGAGCAAGCAGCGCATGGGATCTGCACCTACTCCAGGTGATATTCCACGTCCTCATCCTATGAGCCGTCCAGGCGCTCACGCTGAAGGTGCTCAAGCAGGTGGTGATCGTCGCGGTCGCGGTGGTCGTCCAGGTCAGGGACAAGGCGGCGCAAACCGCAACGCACACGGAGATCGTCGCGGTCGTGGACCACGTCCGGGTGCTCCACGTCCAGGACAAGGTCAGGCTGCTCCAGCTGGAGCACGTGGCGGTAATGGTGGCTCTAAGTGGGGCAACCGTCCAACACCAAGCAGTGCCGGTGCTGGTAATGCAGGTGGCGGTCGCGGAGGCAACCGTTTTAGCGCTGGTCCAGGTCATAACGGTCCAGCACCATCTAACGGTCCAGCTCGCGGTGGTCGCGGTCGTGGTGGCGCTGCAGGTGCTTTCGGACGTCAAGGAGCTAAGTCTTCTAAGTCCCGTAAAGCAGCTTTGCGCAACAAGCGTCAAGAGTTCGAAGAGCTGAAAGCACCAGTTATCGGCGGTGTTCGCATTCCGTCCGGTAACGGTCAAACTGTGCAACTTCCTCAGGGTGCAACACTGTCTGACTTAGGCGAAAAAATTAACGTTAGTGCTGCAAGCTTGGTAACTGTGCTCTTCCACTTGGGAGAAATGGCTACAGCTACGCAGTCTTTGGATGCAGACACCTTCGCTGTTTTGGGTGAAGAAATTGGTTGGAACATCAAGATTGTTTCTGCTGAAGAAGAAGATCGTGCACTGCTCCAGCAATTCGATATTGATTTGGATGCAGAAATTGACGAAGAAAAGCTTGTTCCTCGTCCACCTGTTGTTACTGTTATGGGTCACGTTGATCACGGTAAAACTCGTTTGCTTGATACTATTCGTAAAACGAACGTGATTAAATCTGAAGCGGGCGGTATTACTCAGCGTATTGGTGCTTACCAGATTCACGTGAACTTAAACGATATTGACCGTCGTATCACCTTCTTGGATACCCCAGGTCACGAAGCGTTTACTGCTATGCGTGCTCGCGGTGCAGAATTAACTGACGTTGCAATTCTTGTTGTTGCTGCAGATGATGGTGTGATGCCTCAGACCGTGGAAGCTATTAACCACGCTCAGGCAGCTCATGTGCCAGTAGTGGTGGCAGTGAACAAGATTGATGTGGATGGCGCTAACCCGGATAAGGTGCGCGGTCAGCTTACTGAGTTCGGCTTAGTTCCAGAAGAATATGGTGGCGACACTATGTTCGTAGATATTTCTGCAAAGCAGGGCTTGAACATCGATAAGTTGCTCGAAGCTGTGCTGCTGACTGCTGATGCTACTTTGGATTTGCGTGCAGATCCAGAAGCTGATGCTCGCGGTGCAACCGTTGAAGCTCGACTCGATAAGGGGCGCGGTGCCGTGGCAACTGTTTTGGTGCAGCAAGGTACACTGCGCGTGGGTGACTCCATTGTGGCTGGAAAGTCTTATGGTCGTGTGCGTGCACTGCTTGATGAGAATGGTAATAATCTGCAAGAAGCAGATCCATCACGCCCAGTAGCCGTGCTCGGTTTGACTTCTGTGCCAACCGCTGGCGACTTGTTCTTGGTTGCTTCTGATGATCGTACTGCTCGTCAGATTGCTGAAAAGCGTGAAGCATCCGAACGTGCAGCTCAGCTGGCTCGCCGTCATAAGGTTGTATCCCTGGAGAACCTCAAGGAGCAGTTCGCTAAGTCTGAAGTGGATATGCTCAACGTGATTATTAAGGGTGACTCTTCTGGTTCCGTTGAGGCTCTGGAAGAATCCTTAATGAAGATTGAGGTCAGTGACGAAGTAGGTATTCAGGTTATTCACCGCGGTGTGGGTGCTATTACCCAGAACGATGTTAACTTGGCAACCGTGGATAAGGCTGTTATTATCGGCTTCAACGTGCGTCCATCTCGCCAGGTAGGTGACTTGGCAGAGCGTGAAGGCGTAGATGTACGTTACTACTCCGTCATCTACAAGGCTATTGAAGAGATTGAATCCTCGTTGAAGGGCATGCTTAAGCCTGAATATGAAGAGGTTGTTACCTCGCATAGCGAGATTCGCGAAATCTTCCGCTCGTCCAAGTTCGGTAATATTGCTGGTGTGAAGGTTGAAGACGGTACCGTAAAGCGCGGCACTAAGGCTCGCATTATGCGTAACGGTGTGGTCACCTTCAACGATTTGGAGATTTCTACCTTGCGTCGCTTTAAGGATGACGTTACCGAAGTTACCGAAGGATACGAAGCAGGTATTAATTTGGGAAGCTTCAACGATATCCAAATTGGCGATATTATTGAAACCTTCGAAATGCAAGAAATTGCACGCAGCTAG
- a CDS encoding AEC family transporter encodes MSHVLLNAAAFVLIMCVGRFLDARHIIPASSGETLKKILMNFTLPAAIIVNFNKNTLSSGGIMLALAVLGLAANVIMVVLGMLMTRSRNAGTKALYMLCLPAMNIGTFCIPFVQSFLPALGTVTASMFDVGNSIACTGGTYAFTSEYISEKSHGFDWATFGKRIVTSTPLMTYVVMFTVTTLGFHLPEAVTTLINPLAAANPCIAMLMIGVLIHIEFKREYMLDIALILGLRHLFSIILAALCYWVLPFDLVIRQALVIVAFAPLSVIAPAYVGMCGGDEGKASALNSFSIILSVTEITLLLMLMGLN; translated from the coding sequence ATGTCCCATGTATTGCTCAATGCCGCAGCATTTGTTCTTATTATGTGTGTGGGACGCTTTCTCGACGCCCGACATATTATTCCTGCATCTTCAGGCGAAACCCTTAAAAAAATTCTTATGAATTTTACCTTGCCTGCTGCCATCATTGTCAATTTCAATAAAAATACTCTTTCTTCAGGCGGCATTATGCTGGCGCTGGCAGTTTTAGGACTTGCAGCCAACGTTATTATGGTGGTACTTGGCATGCTAATGACACGATCACGAAACGCTGGCACAAAAGCTCTGTATATGTTGTGTTTGCCAGCTATGAATATTGGCACGTTTTGTATTCCCTTCGTACAGTCCTTTTTACCAGCATTAGGAACAGTAACTGCCAGTATGTTTGATGTAGGAAATAGCATTGCGTGCACCGGTGGAACATATGCGTTTACGTCAGAATATATTTCTGAAAAATCGCACGGTTTTGATTGGGCAACCTTTGGCAAGCGGATCGTGACCAGCACTCCCCTTATGACATATGTGGTGATGTTTACTGTAACCACTCTCGGTTTCCATTTACCAGAGGCAGTTACTACTTTGATCAATCCACTGGCTGCAGCAAATCCATGTATTGCTATGCTGATGATTGGTGTGCTTATTCATATTGAATTTAAGCGGGAATATATGCTGGATATTGCGCTTATTCTTGGGTTGCGCCACCTGTTTTCGATTATTTTGGCAGCGTTATGCTACTGGGTTTTACCTTTTGACCTCGTTATCCGCCAGGCTCTGGTTATAGTTGCGTTTGCACCTTTGAGCGTTATTGCTCCAGCATATGTAGGAATGTGCGGAGGTGACGAAGGCAAAGCGAGCGCTCTGAATAGTTTTTCTATTATTTTAAGCGTTACGGAAATTACGTTGCTGCTCATGCTCATGGGATTAAATTAA
- the rbfA gene encoding 30S ribosome-binding factor RbfA, translating to MAGTNPRAVRIAGLIQRVVANALEKDIHDPRLRNVTITEVRVTNDMQQARIFWTIYGDKGREEGQKKRAAQALKQAQGHLRTKVGRTAGLRLTPQLFFVFDALQGHAAQVDDVLVVARKRDEELARLRENAQYAGDADPYKHKDDESEAFAHTDDMDDLHNTESDDFDIEFDDDFDDDDFDMTIIMDDDDDDSDSDNADYAANADNDASSSQQA from the coding sequence ATGGCAGGAACAAATCCTCGCGCAGTGCGCATTGCTGGACTTATTCAACGTGTGGTCGCCAATGCTTTAGAGAAAGATATTCACGATCCACGGTTACGCAATGTGACCATTACAGAGGTGCGCGTAACCAACGATATGCAGCAGGCTCGTATTTTCTGGACAATTTATGGCGATAAAGGACGTGAAGAAGGACAGAAAAAGCGTGCAGCTCAAGCTCTCAAACAGGCTCAAGGTCATTTGCGCACCAAAGTGGGACGCACGGCTGGTTTGCGCTTAACACCACAATTATTCTTCGTGTTTGACGCACTTCAAGGCCATGCAGCACAGGTTGATGATGTGTTGGTTGTTGCTCGCAAGCGTGACGAAGAACTGGCGCGTTTGCGTGAAAACGCTCAGTATGCTGGTGATGCTGATCCATACAAGCATAAGGACGACGAGTCGGAAGCCTTTGCTCACACCGATGACATGGATGATTTGCACAATACTGAATCTGATGATTTCGATATAGAATTTGATGACGATTTCGACGATGACGATTTCGATATGACCATTATTATGGATGACGATGATGATGACTCTGACTCAGACAACGCGGATTATGCTGCTAATGCTGATAATGACGCGTCATCGTCACAACAAGCATAG
- the nusA gene encoding transcription termination factor NusA, producing MELDLSQLHRIAAEQGIEAETLDEALAQALKLAYSKTPNAAKHARVELDERAGTFTVWAQDEIPVEPTEDNPHPRPELGEPYDDTPQDFGRVAAATAAQVITGLFRKAADDKIFGAFSGQKGQIINGIIQQNSRDPQNIHVAVGDVEAILPRREQVPGEVYRHGERIRVYVVNVARGLKGPEIIVSRSHPELVRRLFEREVPELASGAVSIMSIAREAGARTKIAVRANTPGINPKGSLIGPSGNRVRSVMENLGDEKIDIVDWSNDPAKFIAAALSPAHATQVRVVSEKSQTAIALIKEDQLSLAIGKEGQNARLAAKLTGWKIGIESVESQAVRSEVSENLDAEAQAETETSESQESAE from the coding sequence ATGGAACTTGATTTGTCGCAGTTACATCGAATCGCAGCAGAGCAGGGAATTGAAGCGGAAACCTTAGATGAGGCATTAGCTCAAGCATTGAAGTTGGCATATTCCAAAACTCCGAACGCAGCAAAGCATGCGCGCGTAGAACTAGATGAACGCGCTGGAACTTTTACTGTGTGGGCTCAGGATGAAATTCCAGTAGAACCTACTGAAGATAATCCACATCCACGTCCAGAACTTGGTGAACCATACGACGATACGCCTCAAGACTTTGGTCGTGTTGCTGCAGCAACTGCCGCACAAGTCATTACTGGATTATTCCGTAAAGCTGCTGACGATAAGATTTTCGGCGCTTTTTCTGGTCAAAAGGGCCAAATTATTAACGGTATTATTCAGCAGAACTCACGCGATCCACAAAATATCCATGTGGCTGTGGGAGATGTGGAAGCTATTCTTCCTCGTCGTGAACAAGTTCCAGGAGAAGTCTATCGCCATGGTGAGCGCATTCGCGTGTATGTAGTCAACGTTGCGCGCGGATTGAAGGGACCAGAAATTATTGTGTCCCGCTCACATCCAGAGCTTGTGCGTCGTCTTTTTGAACGCGAAGTTCCAGAGTTGGCTTCAGGAGCAGTATCTATTATGTCTATTGCTCGTGAAGCAGGCGCACGTACTAAGATTGCTGTGCGTGCTAATACGCCGGGAATCAATCCAAAGGGCTCGCTGATTGGACCTAGCGGTAATCGAGTGCGTTCAGTAATGGAAAACTTGGGTGATGAAAAGATTGATATTGTTGATTGGTCTAATGATCCAGCCAAGTTTATTGCAGCTGCCTTATCTCCGGCACACGCTACTCAAGTACGTGTTGTGAGTGAGAAAAGCCAAACAGCTATTGCTTTAATTAAGGAAGATCAGTTGTCCTTGGCTATTGGAAAAGAAGGTCAGAACGCTCGTTTGGCTGCAAAGCTTACGGGATGGAAGATTGGTATCGAATCAGTTGAATCCCAAGCTGTGCGCAGCGAAGTATCGGAAAACTTAGATGCTGAAGCACAAGCAGAAACTGAAACTTCAGAAAGTCAAGAAAGCGCGGAATAA
- a CDS encoding glycerate kinase — protein sequence MKIIIAPDSFKGSLTARQAAEAMQEGILRALPDAQCVLVPMADGGEGTVQSLVDATGGQLITARVTNPLGIKVDAHYGILGDGTTAVIEMAAASGIQFVTEETRNPLITTTYGTGELIKDALDHGVKRIIVGLGGSATNDAGAGMAQALGVRLLDAAGNDLPFGGVALSQLARIDVAQMDERLADVEITLASDVTNPLVGEHGASAVFGPQKGATPGMILMLDEALSHFADVVKVCRNRDIAQIPGAGAAGGLGAGFLAFTDACMQAGVKIVTKATGLKEKAKDCDYCFTGEGGIDSQTRFGKTPMGVVQAVKEVAPNAKVIALAGQVADDASQLYEVGFDAIFSIVPRTMKVDEAIATAYNNIANTAENIARLLA from the coding sequence ATGAAGATTATTATTGCCCCAGATTCTTTTAAAGGTAGTTTGACTGCTCGTCAAGCGGCTGAAGCAATGCAAGAAGGCATTCTGCGTGCTCTGCCAGATGCGCAGTGTGTGCTTGTGCCGATGGCTGATGGAGGGGAGGGAACAGTCCAATCGCTTGTGGATGCTACAGGCGGACAGCTTATAACTGCTCGCGTTACCAATCCGCTTGGTATTAAAGTTGATGCACACTATGGCATTTTAGGTGATGGTACAACTGCTGTAATCGAAATGGCTGCGGCCAGCGGTATTCAGTTTGTAACGGAAGAAACCCGCAATCCGTTGATTACTACAACATACGGTACAGGCGAATTAATAAAAGATGCTCTTGACCATGGTGTGAAGCGCATTATTGTAGGTCTGGGTGGAAGTGCAACCAATGATGCTGGAGCAGGTATGGCTCAGGCTTTAGGTGTGCGTTTGCTTGATGCTGCAGGAAATGATTTACCTTTTGGAGGTGTGGCACTTTCTCAATTGGCGCGCATTGATGTGGCACAAATGGACGAGCGTTTAGCTGATGTGGAGATTACTTTAGCGAGCGATGTAACCAACCCATTAGTGGGGGAGCATGGTGCATCAGCAGTATTTGGTCCTCAAAAAGGTGCAACTCCAGGCATGATTTTAATGCTTGATGAAGCTCTCAGTCATTTTGCTGATGTAGTAAAAGTTTGCCGAAATCGCGATATTGCACAGATTCCTGGAGCAGGTGCTGCTGGAGGATTAGGCGCAGGATTCCTCGCTTTTACCGATGCATGCATGCAAGCAGGCGTAAAAATTGTAACGAAAGCAACAGGGCTGAAAGAAAAAGCTAAAGATTGCGATTACTGCTTTACTGGTGAAGGCGGTATTGATTCACAAACTCGTTTTGGTAAAACACCTATGGGTGTAGTGCAGGCAGTCAAAGAAGTTGCACCGAATGCGAAGGTTATTGCACTAGCAGGTCAAGTTGCTGATGATGCTTCCCAGCTCTATGAAGTTGGTTTCGATGCTATCTTCAGTATTGTTCCACGAACAATGAAAGTTGATGAAGCTATCGCAACAGCATACAACAATATTGCCAATACTGCAGAAAATATTGCTCGACTTTTAGCATAG
- the rpsG gene encoding 30S ribosomal protein S7: MSRKGPAKKHQLLPDPIYGSTVVAQLINKILLDGKKSLAEDIVYSALDIVKEKTEQEPVAVLKRALDNIRPSLEVRSRRVGGATYQVPVEVKPARANTLTLRWLTDFSRQRREKTMAERLANEILDAANGLGASVKRREDTHKMAEANKAFAHYRW, translated from the coding sequence ATGTCACGTAAGGGACCAGCAAAAAAGCATCAGCTCCTGCCAGATCCAATTTACGGTTCGACAGTTGTAGCTCAGCTCATTAATAAGATTCTCCTCGACGGTAAGAAGTCTTTGGCAGAAGACATCGTTTACTCTGCTCTTGACATCGTTAAGGAAAAGACAGAACAAGAACCAGTAGCAGTACTCAAGCGCGCTTTGGATAACATTCGCCCAAGCCTCGAAGTACGTTCCCGCCGTGTTGGTGGTGCTACTTACCAGGTTCCAGTAGAAGTTAAGCCAGCTCGTGCAAACACTTTGACTTTGCGCTGGCTCACCGACTTCTCTCGTCAGCGTCGTGAAAAGACCATGGCAGAGCGCCTGGCTAACGAAATTCTCGATGCAGCTAATGGCCTCGGTGCTTCCGTGAAGCGTCGTGAGGACACCCACAAGATGGCTGAGGCTAACAAGGCCTTCGCTCACTATCGTTGGTAA
- the fusA gene encoding elongation factor G — MAQDVLKDLKFVRNIGIMAHIDAGKTTTTERILFYTGVNYKIGETHDGASTMDWMEQEKERGITITSAATTCFWNRQSHDTKDKYQINIIDTPGHVDFTAEVERSLRVLDGAVAVFDGKEGVEPQSETVWRQADKYNVPRICFINKMDKLGANFYYSVDTIKEKLGAKPIVMQIPIGAENDFMGVVDLVRMVAYVWDDDADKGTTYKTTDIPADLQDKAEEYRQQLLETVAETDEDLMNKFFEGEEITEEEIRKAVRELTVKSEAYPVYCGSAFKDKGVQPMLDAVVDFLPAPNDVPAIKGYDPSDESVEIDRHPTADEPFSALAFKIAAHPFYGKLVYVRVYSGSVSQGDTVLNANKGKKERVGKLFQMHADKENPVEAASAGNIYAFVGLKNITTGDTLCDEKNPVVLESMSFPEPVIQVAVEPKTKADQEKMGIALQRLSDEDPTFQVTTDEESGQTLIAGMGELQLDILVDRMRREFHVECNVGNPQVSYRETIKKPVMNQEYTHKKQTGGSGQFAKVLMNFEPLDTTAGETYAFENQVTGGHITKEFIPSIDAGVQEAMQSGVLAGFPVVGVKATVTDGQVHDVDSSEMAFKIAGSMAFKEAAPKANPVILEPIMAVEVRTPEEYMGDVMGDINSRRGAIQSMEDATGVKVIKAKVPLAEMFGYIGDLRSRTQGRAVYSMTMDSYAEVPRSVAEEIIKAQRGE, encoded by the coding sequence ATGGCACAAGATGTGCTTAAGGACCTCAAGTTTGTTCGCAATATCGGCATTATGGCTCACATCGATGCTGGTAAGACAACAACTACTGAGCGTATCCTCTTCTACACCGGTGTAAACTATAAGATCGGTGAAACCCATGATGGTGCTTCCACTATGGACTGGATGGAGCAGGAAAAGGAACGTGGTATTACCATTACTTCCGCTGCTACCACTTGCTTCTGGAATCGTCAGTCTCATGACACGAAAGACAAGTACCAGATTAACATCATCGATACCCCAGGCCACGTGGACTTTACAGCAGAAGTAGAGCGCTCTTTGCGCGTTCTCGATGGTGCTGTAGCAGTTTTCGATGGTAAGGAAGGTGTGGAACCACAGTCTGAAACCGTATGGCGCCAGGCTGATAAGTACAATGTTCCACGTATCTGCTTCATCAACAAGATGGATAAGCTGGGTGCAAACTTCTACTACTCAGTAGACACCATTAAGGAAAAGCTTGGCGCAAAGCCAATCGTAATGCAGATTCCTATTGGTGCAGAAAACGACTTCATGGGCGTTGTTGACCTTGTACGCATGGTTGCATACGTCTGGGATGATGATGCAGACAAGGGTACTACCTACAAGACTACTGATATTCCAGCAGACTTGCAGGATAAGGCAGAAGAATATCGTCAGCAGCTTCTTGAAACTGTTGCTGAAACTGATGAAGACTTGATGAACAAGTTCTTCGAAGGTGAAGAAATCACTGAAGAAGAAATCCGTAAGGCTGTTCGCGAGCTCACAGTGAAGTCTGAAGCATACCCAGTATACTGCGGTTCTGCATTCAAGGATAAGGGCGTTCAGCCAATGCTTGATGCAGTTGTTGACTTCTTGCCAGCTCCAAACGATGTTCCTGCAATTAAGGGTTACGATCCATCTGACGAATCCGTTGAAATTGATCGTCATCCAACTGCAGATGAACCATTCTCTGCTTTGGCATTCAAGATTGCAGCTCACCCATTCTACGGAAAGCTCGTATACGTTCGCGTATACTCCGGTTCCGTATCTCAGGGCGATACTGTGCTCAATGCAAACAAGGGCAAGAAGGAACGCGTTGGTAAGCTCTTCCAGATGCACGCTGATAAGGAAAATCCAGTAGAAGCAGCATCTGCAGGTAACATCTACGCTTTCGTTGGTTTGAAGAACATCACCACTGGTGATACTTTGTGCGACGAAAAGAATCCAGTTGTTCTTGAGTCTATGAGCTTCCCAGAGCCTGTAATCCAGGTTGCTGTTGAGCCAAAGACCAAGGCTGATCAGGAAAAGATGGGTATCGCTTTGCAGCGCCTGTCTGATGAAGATCCAACCTTCCAGGTCACCACAGATGAAGAATCCGGCCAGACTCTTATTGCAGGTATGGGCGAACTTCAGCTTGACATCTTGGTTGATCGTATGCGCCGCGAATTCCACGTGGAGTGCAACGTAGGTAACCCACAGGTTTCCTACCGCGAGACCATCAAGAAGCCAGTGATGAACCAGGAATACACTCACAAGAAGCAGACTGGTGGTTCCGGTCAGTTCGCAAAGGTTTTGATGAACTTCGAGCCACTCGACACAACTGCTGGCGAAACCTACGCATTCGAAAACCAGGTTACTGGTGGACACATCACCAAGGAATTCATTCCTTCTATTGATGCTGGTGTTCAGGAAGCAATGCAGTCTGGTGTGCTCGCAGGCTTCCCAGTTGTGGGTGTGAAAGCAACCGTAACCGATGGTCAGGTTCACGACGTTGATTCCTCTGAAATGGCCTTCAAGATTGCAGGTTCCATGGCATTCAAGGAAGCTGCTCCTAAGGCTAACCCAGTAATCCTCGAGCCAATTATGGCTGTTGAGGTTCGTACTCCAGAAGAGTACATGGGTGACGTTATGGGTGACATCAACTCTCGTCGTGGTGCAATCCAGTCTATGGAAGATGCAACTGGCGTAAAGGTTATTAAGGCTAAGGTGCCATTGGCTGAAATGTTCGGCTACATTGGTGACCTTCGTTCCCGCACTCAGGGTCGTGCAGTTTACTCCATGACCATGGATTCTTATGCAGAAGTTCCAAGGAGCGTTGCAGAAGAAATCATTAAGGCACAGCGCGGCGAGTAA
- a CDS encoding SLC13 family permease — translation MEISLAWWAALLGLALAIILILRKLNTTYALLLGAVFGCLIGGASFTDTTNIIVEGTQSVMGTVVRVLAAGVLAGVMMESGAADRIAQTIVGVFGTRMAILSLALATMIICAVGVFIPVAVLIVAPIAIEVGTKLHMSKIALLVALSGGGKAGNIISPNPNTIAVASGFKVDVSSVMISSFIPALCGLAMTVLLASLIQHRGILVETDMSLRQGAATENKNNVPSIGRSLVAPVLAVGLLLINPLGSVFNIELLKSFHVDAMYILPFAAIVGLLAMKQGKKIVDYTKAGLQRMIDVVLILIGAGALGGLITHSDLPAQIVNVIDNMGISGSFLAPISGILMAAAAASTSTGVILGSKSFGASILSFGVSPTAAAVTMQAGATVIDALPHGNYFHVTAKTLNMNIAQRMHVLAYEAIIGLTMTVAATVLYIIF, via the coding sequence ATGGAGATATCACTTGCGTGGTGGGCTGCTTTACTTGGTCTAGCTCTGGCAATTATTTTGATTTTACGAAAATTGAATACTACCTACGCATTGCTACTCGGAGCAGTTTTTGGTTGTCTAATTGGTGGCGCAAGTTTCACCGATACCACAAATATTATTGTGGAAGGCACTCAGAGTGTGATGGGAACGGTGGTACGTGTGCTGGCTGCGGGAGTGCTCGCAGGAGTCATGATGGAATCGGGCGCTGCTGATCGCATTGCTCAAACGATTGTGGGCGTATTTGGTACGCGTATGGCAATACTTTCGCTGGCACTCGCCACTATGATTATTTGCGCAGTAGGCGTTTTCATTCCAGTGGCAGTGCTCATTGTGGCACCAATTGCAATTGAAGTAGGAACTAAGCTACATATGTCTAAAATTGCGCTTCTTGTAGCTCTTTCCGGTGGCGGCAAAGCAGGAAATATTATTTCTCCTAATCCGAACACTATTGCCGTGGCATCTGGTTTTAAGGTAGACGTGTCGAGCGTTATGATTTCTAGCTTTATCCCAGCTTTGTGTGGTTTAGCTATGACCGTACTTCTTGCTAGTTTGATTCAGCATCGCGGAATTCTTGTAGAAACCGATATGAGCTTGAGGCAGGGTGCAGCCACTGAAAATAAGAATAATGTGCCAAGCATTGGGCGTTCGCTCGTAGCGCCAGTATTGGCAGTTGGCTTGCTTTTGATTAATCCTTTAGGTTCTGTTTTTAACATTGAATTGCTCAAGAGTTTTCATGTTGACGCCATGTATATTCTGCCTTTTGCTGCAATCGTTGGTTTACTCGCCATGAAGCAAGGCAAGAAAATTGTGGACTATACCAAAGCTGGTTTGCAGCGCATGATTGACGTGGTTTTGATTCTTATTGGAGCTGGTGCTTTAGGTGGTTTGATTACGCATTCTGATTTACCAGCACAGATTGTGAATGTTATTGACAATATGGGAATTTCTGGATCGTTCTTGGCTCCGATTTCCGGTATTCTCATGGCTGCTGCCGCTGCATCTACCTCCACAGGCGTGATTTTAGGCTCGAAGTCTTTCGGAGCATCCATTCTCTCCTTCGGTGTTAGCCCAACAGCAGCTGCTGTAACTATGCAAGCAGGTGCCACTGTTATTGACGCTTTACCGCACGGCAATTACTTCCATGTAACAGCAAAAACTCTCAATATGAATATTGCACAGCGTATGCATGTGCTTGCCTACGAAGCAATAATTGGCTTAACCATGACGGTCGCAGCCACTGTTCTGTACATCATTTTCTAA